Genomic segment of Cottoperca gobio chromosome 6, fCotGob3.1, whole genome shotgun sequence:
TATGAATGTCTGCCTTTTGGATTGAGTGCTGGCCAGATTGTTCGGGCTCTCTGGAAGGAGCGACATGCATCGGTGCCCAGCCTGAGGTTTAGAGGTGGTGTTGATGTCCCACTCCACCAAGCATCCCAGGCTCTCCTCAGGACGGGTGTATTAGAATAAGTCATTTCATTGTTAATTTAAATGGCTTAATACATCACTCTAAGGTAACAGAGTGATGTGTgagcagcagagggagagagtatgagaaagagacggagagagatgCCAAGGGGTGTTTCTTTAATATCAAATGAAATTGAATCCCGCATTACCTCACTTGTGCCGTTTCTCAAGCAGCTCCCAGGCTATTAATGGAAAGCTGTAAAAGGCTTGGTTCAGTCTTTCGGTTCTTTAATTTCACTGCAGCTCCCAGATGTTAGGTCTTTGTCTCATTGCTGATCCCTGGCTGATGTATGGTGTTGTCTTTATCCTGCCTCCAGTCCATTgtggctgtgtgttgtgttattggGTCAGGTGAATCTATCAAGGACGGAGAGTTGGGCAGTTCACACACCGGGGGGATAATTACAGGGTGATTGGTTTCCTCACACTCTCTGCTCTCACTATCGTTGTCTCCTCTATGTTAGCCTTGTCCTTACATAAACGCACACAGCCTGGCTGGCACTGGAAGTCGCCCAAAAAAGCTGCTCAGTCCCGGGATCCCCGGCCCTCTTACCTGTTCGATCTCCGGGGCCCCATttcaaacagctgtgtgtgtttaatagaAAACATGTGCACcattgtttacagatgtttgtggATTTATTTACACCAGCGGATTGACTGGAACTCAGGAGACAGCAGACTTTAATTCTCCACCAGCACATCTCCTGCTATTATTAACCTAACCTTAGATGCTATAGATAATTCACAATTATCTCACATTGTTTCTATCTCACCCAGCCCTGAATCCTCTCATCTACGTGTCCTTTCTGGGTCATAATGACACCAGTTTATTAATTACTATGTAAAACGGGTCCTGTTTTAACCTAAGCCTAAGTTTTAAGCTAGCGTGGCTCTGTCCCAATGTAATAAATTCCACCTACAATTGAGGACATAGCCTTGGCCAGACGCAATGCTTTCCTGGAGTGACTTTCCCCTAGTAAAACCACAACCTGTCATTCTTACACTTTGGTCTTTgtacagaacaaacaaacaaggtgCTGATGgctgtgggttagggttagggttagggttaaccctgATTggtgtttccccctgcttcctgtCGGGATACTCTCATTGCACTGCGACAACCTGCAAGGCGAAGTTCACCATGACCAACGAAAACAGCCAAAGTTAGACTTGTTATTGGTTACCTTGCTAGCTTAATGTAGCGTCATGAAGAAACGCATAACAAAACTGTACAGCaatagaaaacatatttacGATGATTAACAATGTGTTAAATCGCGTTTGTTTATTTAGTCgccttttatttattcttgaAAAAACTGTTCCTTATCAcatctttatttatgtaatcCATGCAAAAATGTTTGTGAAAACAATCACAAGGGTAACAAAGTACAGACGTGTAGCAAGTCAACCTCCATCCAAAATATATACCCTTCATGAGTATCTACACTATGCTATCATTTCTACTTCATCACATTTAGAAAGCTTTCCTGTGATAGAGTTCTATTATCACAACATGTCGTGATGAAGAGGGAACACCTCAATGCTATTGAACAACTGATATATCCTTAAAAAAaactcctaaaagaaaccttgTCAAACCCACAGCCAGTGTGGTCAACATAACATGTTgatgatatatttttaatgtttgaattgacttattttgtcttttgatGTTCCCTTTTGAAACTTTGTAACCTTGAGCAGGGtcggttttttttttggagggggGCTTTCACTTGTTTGTAAGGCAAGGTTTCCCCCAATCCTTGGTGCTGACAAGAATGTTGCACACCCTCTCACCTTGCATGTGATCTTGATGGAAATCTCTGGTCCACtgttcacatatacacacacacacacacacacacacacacacacacacacacacacacacacagagccacacaaacAGCCACACAGAGCCCTTGCTATTTGCACTTCCTGACTTTGAAGGCTGTCAACAGAGCAACAGCGGGTTGTTTCAGTACTCTGGACAGTTCCTCTACAGAGACCTGCAGAGTGTTCAAACCGGAGGCTCTCACCTCGCCCCAAAGTCTGACTGGGGACACCAAGACTGAGTCCAACACTGAGATTTGCCACTTGCAGActatggtgtgtgtgcgtgtgtgtgtgcgcgcatgtgtgCGCGTGAGGAGTCCACTGAGTCACCCAGCCCTTCCCCCACACACGTGTATCATCCACCCAGAGCCATTCTATCTGTATGGAAATTTGGGCTCCACAGCTGGAATCCCACAAAGCACTGTCATCTACTAATAGTTATTATCTCTTTGGCCTGCTCCCTCACAAAACCCTGCAATACAAGCACATCGCATCTTTATGGTAATGCCCTACAATATAGCCCCAAGCTATGGTGCATAGACCTTTGTTATCATTACGATAATTCCCATTCTCACTTGACTCCTCATTACACCATTGAAAACTGCTCGGGGTTGGATATAGACAAATTCCTGCATCTTTCTTTATTACACTGTAGCATACAGTGTTGATACACAAAACTTAAACTCCCTAAATAAACACAGTGAGGCAGTCGGTATAATGACAATTAAGCATAAGAGCTGTCATAATGAATTAGCACTAGAGAGGCCCGTGTGCTGTTGTATTTGTGCTTCTTTGTTGTACATATGGCTAAATGACAAGATATCATTATATCATGTTATTTTTACAAACCTATGTTGTCTTAATTAATAATGTcaagcagacagaaatgaaaaaatgtaataaattagTTGACTATGGACCTAATGGTGAGATTTTCTTTATCAACTACTGTTTCCAAGAATCAAGTTAATATCTTGACATGACATTTGATTATTTCATGtcattttgtttgcatttgccATATTGTACACGCAGGATATATATCagaaacatattattattgtaataaagATGTCACCCATATTGCCTAGGCCTAGTGGCAAACGTGACATAATATATCAGATTAAAGTTAAATAGTTATACAACAATTTAATACCTTTTTTGCAACACGGAGAGATGAAGAAAAAGCTTTACTCAGGTCATCAGGACGATGAAATCTGGCTTCTGTATATCCTTTGCCTTATCTTCAGCGCATACTTTCTATTCCCCCTGCACATTGCATATTTGcacatatatttgtaaattttattttttaattcatatttcaaatctttaaattgtttttttttgctttaagaATATACATTGCCTACAAAAGCAAACAACTTGTATATGTAACCTGTAAACCTTTGAATCCTTGTAGTGGGAaatttcatcttcttctctaaAGGGTTTGGAGTCCACAGTGAAAAGAGGCTGAATTTGCCAGAGGTTTTCTTTTTCAGGTTTTCCACAATTAAATCAACAGAAGAGCAGGTGATTTACCATACATGTATGCCATGATGAGCTTAGGGTCAGCTCTATGTAAGAAGCAAAGCGCAGAGAGACACGGACCTCGCCGTGGCCTCGCCGACCTCTCGTCGTGTCCTTGCGTCTCTTCATGAATGCCCACACAAGGCCTCTGGATTGACACAAAAAAGTAATTGCGGAGTGATTGGCAGAGCTTGTCCCATGCAGCCTGCGTCCTGCACTTGAAGGCTCTCCTCAGAGCACCCTCATTGTCACACAGCCTTTTAGCACCTTTGTTCCTGCCTTCCCCTAGGACCTCACAGCTCACCATTGGCAGATGAGTCCCTGTCTGTGACAAAAGGGTCTCTACGCTCAGCCTCATTTGATGCAGtgatgaaccccccccccccccctcactcacacacacacacacacacacacacacacacacacacacacacacacacacacacacacacacacaacacatacacacacatatattgcaCACCACCTCCTGTGAGAAGAAATGTTCCGTTTAGCGGTGGAGGATGTGGGGGTCAGGACCCAGGGGTGGGCTTTTAGGAGACAAATAAACatcagagcaggagaggagtGATGTCTTCTTTACACATTAGCAACCATTTAGCAAGTCTCACTGTTTTCACTGCTTCTCTCCGGTGGCCTTTCAAACAGCTgatctttctcttttgtttgtctttgcagcTCAGAATCCAGTCAGGATCAACACAGTCGTCAACGGTGAGTGATTTGAACAGTCTGAGTTGATCTTGATTAGGATCTGTGCTGCTATAACTGACAACAAGTCAGTTAAAATAAGTCATCTATCATATCCAGTTTCTTATGAATGACTGTGACTCGTCCAGCGTGTTAAAAAGATCCAGAATAATTAGCCAGCAGCACTTTTCCCTGTGAGTGTTATCAAACCGTCTCTCTGCATTTTGCTCTGCTCCTACCCATCCACTGTTCATTTGTATGATACCCAatcaggcaaacacacacacacacacacacacacacacacacacacacacacacacacacacacacacacacacacacacacacacacacacacacacacacacaagttgcaTCTTTCTAATACCATCTAATGAGGTGATGACCAACCACTTGTTATAATTGCTTCAGTCTCCTTTTAATTTTCAAGCTTATTAATCATATGTAGAGTTATTTAAGAATGCATAAATTAATCTTAGATTAAAAAGCCTATCAAAGCCTCAAAACAATTAAAGAGTAAGGTAAGATTTCCCCCGGGCTgggacttttattttaatagagTGTTCAGGTGATTATCATACTTTGATGCAGCACTGTGATTAATGTAGACACACTTTTAAATGAGCTGTTCTCTGTTGCACAAAAAGGTAGAATAAGCGTGAGCCTGATAATGACCTTACTGACTTTTTGGGTTACTTTTCTCATTTCCTTGCAGTTAATGAGTCTGTGAATTTTACATTTAGTTAGAAAATATGGATTTCATAACAAATCTGTGGTGTTGAATTTTAAGGGTTTATTTgaagtgtatttatttgaaCAGGAATGTTTTCAGGTAATTTCCTTCCAGTTGGAGTTGTTCACATTGTCAATAAAGCTTTGGATTTATCTGATGGCAACAATGACTTTTACTTAAGATGTTTGTGTTGATGACAGTAGAGGTTTAACAAGCCATACCCGTTCAATAATCGATAGGGTAGCAGATGGAGGAGATGGCTGCTTGATTTGAATTTGCTCTTTTGACGTGAGGAGACGCCTCAAGTTGGACCACCGTCTGTTCCCTTGTGAGGACTTCTGCTCTCAAACAAAACGCATTTTCTTAAAGGATTTATACTGTATCTTTTTGACAATAATCTCAATTATAAAACCTGTTTTATTCCCAAACGCAAATAGATTAgcgattttaaaatgataattttacaataatttcattttttttttcagatgcagaaacataaattatattttaagtcCGTTTTATGTAAAGGTTTCGCATTTGCATTATGACAAGCGatgtgattaaaaaataatttataactAAATTATATTGTTGgtcaaattattgttttaattgaccaaacatattgttattattttactgtttttattgtaattactcTCCAAATATATGTATAGGCCTGTATTCAAATTAACTTTAGGCCTACGTCTACCTCTCTTGGAATTAATTATGGACAAATTGTCATTATTGCTTTCCAGCTCTGAGTCTTTGAAGTCAATTGGACCAACAGCAACGTCTTCTGTTTCCTTCATCAATATTACATCAGTGCTTGGCGCGGCGCGTGTGCCGGATGAAAATGATTCACCCAAAGCTTTATTGACTTTAAAAAGTTAAACGCCCGTTTCTTATGGCGCGAAGCTGTGCGCATTGTTCCTCTGTCTGATCTCTTTTTCTTTCGGCTcggagaaaaacacagcaaaaacaaagcGTAGATCACAGAGAGTGACCTTTAGAGCAGCTGGTTATTGTCAAAACGCATGTAGGCGAAGTGTAGCTTGTAAACGATGAATCCGTGGGAACCCAGCACATGTTGAAGGCCTGCACTCAGTCTATTCAGCAGCGGGCCCTGACTCTGTGCACACAACAATGTGTCGGAGGGTCCCTGCTGTTTTTAGCGGAATGCCAAATCCCACTGCAGCCTCCTCCGTGCATAATGTCAATAACAACTAATAACTAATTAAAAGCATTACGTTTGACTCAATAGGCTACAGAGTATTGAAAGATaatgtggatgttttctttttttaattagaatgTATTTAAACATGTAGGCTGCAACAATAGTGTTTTTTAGTTGATGATTGTGGGCAATAGGCTATATATGTAGACCTGCAGGCTGCTATAAGACCAACACTCAAACCATCTTCATTGGTCATGAATCCATAGTTAATGCAGACTGTCTGTGGGAGTGGGAGTGCCTCGACTTAAGTTTTGCCGTCACTTGATTGCCGTGTGTGTCGTAGAGGGGGCTGTACTACAGCCTGCCTGCCATGTggacactgctgctgctgctgctgctgctgctgctggtgcaaCACAAACTATATGCACACACCGACCGTggatcagagagagaggaggacagtaAGCAGGAGGGAGGCGGTGCTGCACGGACAACTGCGTCCCACTCCTAAAGCAAACATCTTTACATCCAACACACACTACCTTTCATCGCTCCGACTTCCACTCGATCAAAGCTTTCTCATTCACGACGGAGGGGAGCTGTGCGAACATTAAAGGTGAGTTTGGGAGCCTGGTTTCGACAGTAGTGTTTGACacagtatgtgtttatgtcatgACTTCAATTCATCTATTACACTATTTTACGCCCAGTTTGTTGAAGCTATAGCGTGCAATAATTCAGAATTTATATCTGctgtttaaagtgaaaaaaggctGAAGTTACAGGCAAATGCATTTCATGTAAGTGGAGTTTTAAGTACAAGGGATATATCATCATCGAAATGTCACAAACATGTTGCTTAATAAGGGATTACTTTTATTCTTCATTCATGcaactttattcaaatgaaggCCTGTAATTGCCTGTCCTCTCCGTTTCTATGCTTTAGCTGATTGAACACCTGCTATGATATAATGAACTAGAATGCTCCATTAAAAGGTTATTATAAAGCTTTACTCGAGCCTGTTACTATGAAACAATCTCACATCTTAATATCAAACGTCTTCTCTGCAGCTTCCAGGCCTCCAAGGATGGACTCCATAACTGCGGGACGAGACTCCAGCTCCTCGCCAAGCTCCAAACAAGAACTTCCCTACCCGAGCACCAAAAACCTGAAGCCCAACCAGGTCGGACAGACGGTGCTGTACGGAATACCGATCGTGTCTTTGGTGATAGATGGCCAGGAGAGACTTTGCCTTGCACAGATATCTAACACGCTGTTGAAGACTTACAGCTATAACGAGATACACAACCGGCGAGTGGCGCTGGGGATCACCTGCGTGCAGTGCACTCCTGTCCAGCTGGAGATCCTGCGGAGAGCAGGTGCAATGCCGATCTCCTCCAGGCGCTGCGGGATGATCACTAAACGTGAGGCCGAGAGACTTTGTAAGTCATTCCTAGGAGCTCATGCTCCGCCTAAACTTCCAGAAAATTTTGCCTTTGATGTTTCTCACGAATGCGCCTGGGGGAGTCGAGGCAACTTCATTCCGGCCAGGTACAACAGCTCCAGGGCTAAGTGCATCAAGTGCTCCTATTGCAACATGTATTTTTCTCCAAATAAATTCATATTTCATTCGCATCGCACGCCAGAGTCTAAGTACACGCAGCCAGATGCAGCTAATTTTAATTCTTGGAGGCGGCATCTCAAATTAACAGATAAAGCCGGCCAGACAGACGTACTACACGCATGGGAAGACGTGAAGGCCATGTTCAATGGGGGCAGTCGCAAGAGGACTCTGCCTGGCAGCGGGTCAGATTCCGGCTCTTCCTTAAAATCACATGGACACAACCGTCCCCGAGACTTACCCGAGATACCTGCAAAAATCATCAGCTGCGAGGACCACAGGGGCGGCATGCCGAGCACACGCAGCTACCCGGTCATCCCCGTGCCCAGTAAAGGCTTTGGGATGCTGCAAAAGCTCCCACCGCCACTCTTCCCTCATCCATACGGGTTCCCAGCTTTCGGCCTTTGCCAGAAGAAAGACGACAGCATGCTGGGAGAACAAAGCAAAGCGGGCCTCCCGGGTGTCCTGTGGCCTGGTACCAAGGACAGCGCCTATCACTCCTTCCCCATGTTCTGGCCCGCGGCGGGCGCGCTGCCCATGCCTCCGTACCCCCAAACTCAGCATAAACCTCCATCAGAGCTGCTGTGTCCTCCCAGACAGACTGACATGGACCTATCTGAGCACAGCGACCGGAGCACCAACACTTCCAAAGACAGCATGGTCGAAAACGACCGGTGCTCCAGCACTCAGTCCACGCGTAATGACGACGACAAGTCAGGGGACGAGGCGAGGCCGCTGGAGGGGATGACCCTCGCGCCCCGGAAAATCAGCTACGTGTCCGCGTTCAGACCCGTTGTTAAAGACGCTGACTGCATCGCCAAGCTGTATGGCAACAGGGGCGCTTACAACGGGGGTCGCACAGGCTATTTATCGCCCGATTTTTTAAGTGAGAGCTCAAGCTACCGGTCCATGTCCCCCTGCGTTGACAGTGAGGGCGAGCCGGACGTGGATGTGGAGACAAATAAAAcaccagaggaggaggaggactccCGGCCTCTTTCCTCGGTGTGTCCTCGGACTCCCTCCGGCTTGGCTCACAGTGTTTCCCCAACCGACTCAGACTCCAAGAGCCTGCAGGAAAGCAGTGTGGCGGATTCCCAGAAAGTGAGCCTACACGTGGCCCAGTCCTCTGACAGAGAAATGCAGAACAAGCAGTTATCAGAGACCCACATAGCTGCGTCTTTTAATGAAGTGAGTGACTTATAACTGAGAAACACTGATGATAAATACAAGCTGTAATATGTCTCTAACGTTTTCTGCAAGTGGGTTTTTCTTTCCttggcttgtgtgtgtattttttaaacagatAAATCTCTGTGTTCTTGTgggaaaatgtgtcttttatgttaaaaacagcaacaaacagcatgTCCACATCatttaggaaaaacaaacaaataaatcctataataaaaatatatacacttcaacttaaagtatatttttaattattcattttagattttaatttattattatttttccataCCTCTTGTAATTTTAAGAGTTCAAAGAAGTGGTGATTCTGTCTTCTTTAGGTGTACACATCGGAGAGGGCTGAGCTGCAACAAAGGAGCAGTCCGTATCAGTTCAGACCTGCGAATTACAAGATTGGAGTACTAACAACAAATGgttagactttttttttctgcttttgtaaaaacatttcgctgtaaaaagaaaaaaaaaagaaagaaggtaaAAGGGATGAAAATTACAtcgatttattttctcttaagaTGAGTGTGCAAGTAAAGAAGAGCCGTCTTCCACTGTGGAGGAGATCGAAACGAAATCTTTTAATGAACAAAGCAGCGAGGAGAACCAGCGAGAGCCGGATGAGGGTAAGTTACACCGAGGTCAGCGAataggatttgtttttattataaactCTTAAGTTTTAAGAGATACGGGTCTACTTTTTGCAGACAGaggaaaataatttattttctgtgtattcAGGCGAGGACGCACCAGACAGAGCTCTGCCAACACAAAGAGCCATAGAAAGTCTGGCAAAAGGTAAGACAATGTCTTACTGTTAG
This window contains:
- the skor1b gene encoding SKI family transcriptional corepressor 1 homolog-B isoform X1, encoding MDSITAGRDSSSSPSSKQELPYPSTKNLKPNQVGQTVLYGIPIVSLVIDGQERLCLAQISNTLLKTYSYNEIHNRRVALGITCVQCTPVQLEILRRAGAMPISSRRCGMITKREAERLCKSFLGAHAPPKLPENFAFDVSHECAWGSRGNFIPARYNSSRAKCIKCSYCNMYFSPNKFIFHSHRTPESKYTQPDAANFNSWRRHLKLTDKAGQTDVLHAWEDVKAMFNGGSRKRTLPGSGSDSGSSLKSHGHNRPRDLPEIPAKIISCEDHRGGMPSTRSYPVIPVPSKGFGMLQKLPPPLFPHPYGFPAFGLCQKKDDSMLGEQSKAGLPGVLWPGTKDSAYHSFPMFWPAAGALPMPPYPQTQHKPPSELLCPPRQTDMDLSEHSDRSTNTSKDSMVENDRCSSTQSTRNDDDKSGDEARPLEGMTLAPRKISYVSAFRPVVKDADCIAKLYGNRGAYNGGRTGYLSPDFLSESSSYRSMSPCVDSEGEPDVDVETNKTPEEEEDSRPLSSVCPRTPSGLAHSVSPTDSDSKSLQESSVADSQKVSLHVAQSSDREMQNKQLSETHIAASFNEVYTSERAELQQRSSPYQFRPANYKIGVLTTNDECASKEEPSSTVEEIETKSFNEQSSEENQREPDEGEDAPDRALPTQRAIESLAKEELQKQLLEQVELRKKLEREFQNLKDNFQDQMKRELSYREEMVQQLHIVREAHDALHHFSCKMLTPRCSGSCSFKSPLLPP
- the skor1b gene encoding SKI family transcriptional corepressor 1 homolog-B isoform X2 — protein: MDSITAGRDSSSSPSSKQELPYPSTKNLKPNQVGQTVLYGIPIVSLVIDGQERLCLAQISNTLLKTYSYNEIHNRRVALGITCVQCTPVQLEILRRAGAMPISSRRCGMITKREAERLCKSFLGAHAPPKLPENFAFDVSHECAWGSRGNFIPARYNSSRAKCIKCSYCNMYFSPNKFIFHSHRTPESKYTQPDAANFNSWRRHLKLTDKAGQTDVLHAWEDVKAMFNGGSRKRTLPGSGSDSGSSLKSHGHNRPRDLPEIPAKIISCEDHRGGMPSTRSYPVIPVPSKGFGMLQKLPPPLFPHPYGFPAFGLCQKKDDSMLGEQSKAGLPGVLWPGTKDSAYHSFPMFWPAAGALPMPPYPQTQHKPPSELLCPPRQTDMDLSEHSDRSTNTSKDSMVENDRCSSTQSTRNDDDKSGDEARPLEGMTLAPRKISYVSAFRPVVKDADCIAKLYGNRGAYNGGRTGYLSPDFLSESSSYRSMSPCVDSEGEPDVDVETNKTPEEEEDSRPLSSVCPRTPSGLAHSVSPTDSDSKSLQESSVADSQKVSLHVAQSSDREMQNKQLSETHIAASFNEVYTSERAELQQRSSPYQFRPANYKIGVLTTNDECASKEEPSSTVEEIETKSFNEQSSEENQREPDEGEDAPDRALPTQRAIESLAKEELQKQLLEQVELRKKLEREFQNLKDNFQDQMKRELSYREEMVQQLHIVRAHDALHHFSCKMLTPRCSGSCSFKSPLLPP